The genome window CAATTTCCATCTTCATTGCTTCAAGGACTGCTACTACTTGACCAACCTTAACAGTATCATTTTCTTTTGCTAGTATTTTAAAAACATTTGCATTCATACTTGCAACGATTGCATTAGCATTGTCATTTACTTGTGTTTTTTTCACTTCTGCCTTATCTGTATTTACTTTTACAGCACTTTTAACATTTACATCTCTATCAAAACCTGGACTTACCTCAACATGGTATTTGTTGCCATTAACAGAAACAGTGAATTGATTTTCATTAATAACACTTGGTTTTAGTTTGTTATTTTTTCTAACATTTACTTTCGCCTCACCTTTTAAGAAGGCAATTCCCTTTTCTTTGCAAGCTGCAACAATAAAAATATTTTCCTCGCTTGTTTCTAAATTTTCTTTTTCTAAAATATTTTTAATATATGCTATGCTTTTACTCTCATCAGCATCAGCGATATCTGTAGCCAATTTTGTTGTAGGCTCTAATTTTAACTGCTCGCTTGCAAGTTTAATCACTTCAGCATCTGGAGCAACAGGAGTTTTACCAAAATAACCTAAAACCATTTTTCCATATCCTTCTGCGATTTTCTTCCAAGGACCAAACATAACATTATTAAAAGCTTGCTGAAAATAAAACTGCGACACAGGAGTAACCGAAGTACCATATCCACCTTTTTCCACTACTTCTTGCATTGCCTTGATCACTTGCGGGAATTTGTCTAAGATATTATTATCTCTCATCATTTGAGTATTGGCAGTTAATGCTCCACCTGGCATAGGAGAAAAAGGTATTAAAGGATTAACTGCTGTTGCTTCTGGTGGTAAAAAATAATCTTTCAAGCAATCTTTTAACACATCTTCATATTTTAAAATTTTCTCCTCATCTAAACCAAGATCAAAATTACTACCTTTTAATGCATGTAGCATGGTTAAGATATCTGGCTGAGAAGTACCACCACTCACTGGCGCAGCTGCTAAATCTATCCCATCAGCACCTGCTTCTAAGGCTGCTAAATAACATGCCACGCTTACCCCTGCTGTTTCGTGAGTATGTAATCTTATATGTGTATTTTCAGGCAAGTTTTTTCTAGCCATTTTTATAACTTCATAAATTTTATTTGGATTAGAGGTGCCACTTGCATCTTTAAAACATATACTATCAAAAGGAATTTGAGCTTGTAAAATTTCTTTTAAGATTTTCTCATAAAAAGGTACATCATGTGCGCCTTTGCATTTAGGAGGAAGATCCATCAGTGTGATAGTAATTTCATGTTTTAAACCATGTTTAACTATACATTCTCCGCTAAATTTTAGATTATTTACATCATTTAATGCATCAAAATTTCTTATAGTAGTTGTGCCATGTTTTGCAAACATCTTTGCATGCAAGTCAATAATTTCCTTGCTACCTGTATCTAGCGCTACGGTATTTACACCCCTTGCAAGAGTTTGTAAATTTGCATCTTTTCCAACAATGGCTCTAAATTTATCCATCATTTCAAAAGCATTTTCATTTAAATAAAAAAATAAACTCTGAAATCTAGCTCCACCACCAAATTCAAAATGCGTAATTCCTGCTTCTTTGGCCGCTTCTAAAGCAGGAAAAAAGTCATTCATTAAAACTCTAGCGCCATAAACAGATTGAAAACCATCTCTAAAAGTGGTATCCATCACATCGATTAATTTTTTAGCCATAACATTTCCTTTTTTTTACTCCATACAATTATAACTTTACTTTCTTAAAAAACAAATTTATAAAATTTGGTTTAACATAATGAT of Campylobacter sp. 2014D-0216 contains these proteins:
- a CDS encoding biotin/lipoyl-containing protein; protein product: MAKKLIDVMDTTFRDGFQSVYGARVLMNDFFPALEAAKEAGITHFEFGGGARFQSLFFYLNENAFEMMDKFRAIVGKDANLQTLARGVNTVALDTGSKEIIDLHAKMFAKHGTTTIRNFDALNDVNNLKFSGECIVKHGLKHEITITLMDLPPKCKGAHDVPFYEKILKEILQAQIPFDSICFKDASGTSNPNKIYEVIKMARKNLPENTHIRLHTHETAGVSVACYLAALEAGADGIDLAAAPVSGGTSQPDILTMLHALKGSNFDLGLDEEKILKYEDVLKDCLKDYFLPPEATAVNPLIPFSPMPGGALTANTQMMRDNNILDKFPQVIKAMQEVVEKGGYGTSVTPVSQFYFQQAFNNVMFGPWKKIAEGYGKMVLGYFGKTPVAPDAEVIKLASEQLKLEPTTKLATDIADADESKSIAYIKNILEKENLETSEENIFIVAACKEKGIAFLKGEAKVNVRKNNKLKPSVINENQFTVSVNGNKYHVEVSPGFDRDVNVKSAVKVNTDKAEVKKTQVNDNANAIVASMNANVFKILAKENDTVKVGQVVAVLEAMKMEIEITAGKDGEIAEILVNAGESVSEGQALMTYK